The Rothia sp. SD9660Na DNA segment TCACCGGTACGGGCTGAGACCACAACGTGGTTGGGTTCTTTCTGCCGCAGGCGCTCAATGACGAAGGGGTCAGCCGCATCTGCCTTGTTGAGCACGATGATTTCAGGGATGTTCTGGGCATCAACCTCGGTGATCACCTGGCGGACAGAATGGACCTGCCCCTCGGGGTCGGGGTGGGAGACATCCACAACGTGAACGATCACATCAGCGTCGGCAACTTCCTCAAGGGTGGAGCGGAAGGCCTCCACCAGCTGGGTGGGCAGGGCGCGCACAAAGCCGACGGTGTCAGAGAGGGTGTAGCCCACGCCGTCCGGAGTCTGGGCCTTACGCACGGTGGGGTCCAGGGTCGCGAAGAGGGCGTTTTCAACCAGCACGCCGGCGTCGGTGAGGCGGTTGAGCAGGGAGGACTTACCGGCGTTGGTATAACCGGCAATCGCAACGGACGGCACCCGGTTACGCTTGCGGTTCAGACGCTTGGTCTCGCGTGCAGGAGCCATGGCCGCAATCTCTCGCTTGAGCTTGGCCATGCGGGCGCGCAGACGGCGGCGGTCCATTTCAATCTTGGTTTCACCGGGGCCGCGGGAACCGATGCCTTCACCACCGGCGGCACGGCCACCGGCCTGACGGGACAGGGAGGCACCCCAACCGCGCAGACGCGGCAGCATGTATTCGAGCTGGGCCAGCTCAACCTGGGCCTTACCTTCACGCGACTTAGCGTGCTGGGCGAAGATATCAAGAATCAGGGCGGTGCGGTCAATGACCTTGACCTTGACGATATCTTCAATAGCACGGCGCTGGGAGGGGGCCAGTTCAGCATCCACAATCACGGTATCGGCGCCGGACGCCTCAACGATATCTTTGAGTTCCAGCACCTTGCCGGAGCCCAGGTAGGTGCCCGGGTCTGGCTTCAGACGACGCTGCACCAGACCGTCCAGAACCTCTGAACCGGCAGTCTCAGCCAGTGCCGCCAGCTCACGCAGGGAATTCTCAGCTTCTTCCAGAGTGCCCTCTGACCAGACGCCTGCCAGTACAACGCGCTCTAGGCGCAGCTGGCGGTATTCGACCTCGGTAACGTCATCAAGCTCGGTGGAGAGGCCCGCTACACGGCGCAGCGCTCGACGCTCTTCAAGATCTACCTGGTCGCCGTCGTATTCAGAGTGTTCACGCTGGTTATCTGAGAGTTCGCGGGCCCTTTCATCGAGCACACTACCGTTGCCCGCTGCCCGCCCCAGCACGCGGTCTACCGTGAGTCTCAGCTGTTCATCTGAGGGAAGTTTAGGGTCATTGCTGGGGTTTGAAGTCTCGGTCATAGTACCTTTCGAGGTGGTTTGAGGCGTCCTTCTATTCTAGCTTTTCCGGGGCGGTAAGGGCAGGGGCTTAGCGTAGAATGAACGTCTATGAGTAGCGCGCACTATTTTTCTGAAAACCCCACCGGAGATTTCTCACCCCAGCCCGTAACTGTTGAGCTGGGCGGACGCCGGGTGCAGGTTCTGACCGCTTCCGGCATCTTTAGCCCGGGTGGGGTTGATAAGGGAACCCGTATTCTCCTGGATGAGGCCCCCGCTCCGCAGGGGGTGCGCATGCTCGATATCGGGTGCGGTTGGGGCCCAATTACCCTGACCCTGGCTATGGCAGCGCCTGATGCTGAGGTCTACGGGGTCGAGGTGAACTCCCGCTCTGCCAAGCTTACCGAAATGAACGCTGAACGCCTGGGCCTGACCAACGTGACGGTCTCAGCCCCCGATGCACTCGATGAGTCGCTGACCTTTGACACCATCTGGTCTAACCCGCCCATTCGCGTAGGTAAGGACGTGCTACACGGTATCATGCACACCTGGCTGCCCCGTCTTACTCCCGGCGGTACCGCCTACCTGGTCGTTCAGAAAAACCTGGGCTCAGACTCTCTACAGAAGTGGTTGGCCGCTGAGTTCCCCGAGCTGGAGGTAGCCCGCTACGCTACCTCGAAGGGTTTCCGAATTCTTGAGGTGCACCGCCCGGCGTAGCACCATCACCGCATCGGGTATGGTTGCGGGTTCGCCCTCGGGTGAGGTGATATCCCGAGCCCACTCTTCAGCCAGCACAATCTCAATATCGTCGCGGCTGTGGGTGAGGGCTCGTGCCTCTTCGGCAGCCTTCACCATTCGAGCCCTGTGCTTGCGGGCGTCCTCGGGGTCTGCAAAGGAGGGCGCACCTGCGTGCGCCACCGAGATAAGCTCTCCACCGGGTTTCAGCAGGTCCAGGGCCGCTGCAAGCAGGGGCAGGCGGTCAAAGTCAGCGTAGGACTGCAAGAAGCTAGTGACAATCAGGTCAAAACGCTGGTCGGTAGACCAGTCGGTGAGATCAGCGTCGATAAAGCTGGCCTCCAACCCCTCGGCTGCCGCGCGGGCGCGAGCGCGCCCTACCGCGACGTCCGAAATATCGATGCCGGTAGCCTGCCAGCCTCGGGCTGCTAGCCAGAGCACATCCCCGCCTTCGCCGCAACCAAGGTCAAGGACGGTGCCGGGGGCGCGGTCGCCGATGAGGGTAACGAGTGAGGCGTTGGGCTTGCCCGACCACATCTGTTCCCGCTCTGAGTAAATCTCGTTCCAGAGTTCCCGGTTGTTTTCTACGTTGTCAGCCATTTAGCCCAGCAGAACCTTACCGGTCATGGCGGCCGGCCCTGCCAGGACGACGTGTTCAAGGTTGTCGGGGCCCAGTACGAAGGTGACGGCGAGGGTTCCACCGGGTACGCGAACCAACCACTCGTCGGGGGCGTCCTCGCCACCCCAGAAACGGGTAGCGGCAGCGGCGGCGCAAGCGCCGGTACCGCAGGAGAGGGTTTCGCCGACGCCGCGTTCGTGCACGCGCATGCGAATTGAACCGATGTTTTCGGTGGCGGGGTCGCCGTCCTCTGCTGAGATTTCTTCCGGGACGACGAACTCTACGTTGGTGCCTTCAGGTGGGTTGGGGGAAACCTTGGGGGCTTCGTGCAGGTTGAGGCCGTCGAGCTTGCCGTCGGTGCCCAGCATGACGACGGTATGGGGGTTGCCCATGGTGATGGACAGGGCCCCGCGGGGAGTGCGCAGGCCCTTGGCGGTCACCTGAGCGTCGGTGCCGTTATCGCGGGCCATGTCACCATTGATGAAGCCCCAGGGGCCCATGTCGATGGCGTAGCCGTCTTCGGTACGGCCCACGGCCTTGATACCGGCGCGGGTGGCGATGAGCAGGCGTCCGCCCTCTTCGAGCTCAACCAGTTTTTCGGTCAACAGGTAGTCCACAAAAGCGCGCACGCCATTGCCGCACATCTCGGCGATCGAGCCGTCGCCGTTGCGGTAGTCCATGAACCAGATAGCTTCGGGGGTCTCTTCCAGCAGGTGGGAGGCAAAATCCAGGTGCTCGGTCTTGACCGCGCGGATAAAGCCGTCGGCGCCGATGCCGAAGTGGCGGTCGGTCACCTTGGCAATGAGCTCAGCCGGCAGGTCAAGCTTAGCTTCGGGGTCGGTGACGAAGATGAAGTCGTTGCCGGTTGCCTGGCCCTTGGTGAGGGTCTTGCCGCTCAAATCGCCCCAGACGGGGGTTTCTACGGTGTGGGTTGCCACGGGTTTTGCCTTTCCGTTGTGGGGCGCTTTTTCTTCTTAGTCTAGTGCCTGGTTGCCGTTGACGAGGGCCAGGGCTTCTTCAAGCAGGATGGGGCTGGACCAGTCAAGCCAGTGCACCCGCTTATCTGCCCTGAACCAGGTGAGCTGGCGGCGGGCGAACTGGCGGGTGGCGGTGACGGTATCGTCAACTGCCTGGGCGACAGAATATTCCTCACCAGCAGGCAGCAAGCCGCGGGCGGCGTCCAGAACCTTGAGAAATTCCCGGTAACCGATAGCGGCCGGAGCTGTCTTGCCCTGGCGCAGCCCCTGAGCTTCAAGAGCCTCAACCTCAGCCAGCAGACCGGCTTCTTCCATGGCAACCACCCTCTCGTACAGTCGCTGGTGCAGCTGCGCGCGGTCGCCGTTAAGACCAATTTGCAGGGCAGGCTGGAAGTAGGTGCGGGTGGGCATGAAGGACGAGAAGGGGCGACCAGTCACCTCAAAGACCTCAAGAGCGCGCACCAGGCGGCGGTCGTCCTTCACCCGCTTTGCTGATTCGGGGTCAACCGCACGTAGGCGCTCAAGCAGGGGGCCGGGGCCGGACGCCGCCAGCTCAGCTTCCAGCCGGGCCCGCACAGCCGGGTCGGTGTCGGGAAATTCCAGAACGTCCAGGGCAGCGCGCACATACAGGCCGGAGCCACCGACCAGTATCGGGTAGTTCCCGCGAGCGCGAATCTCATCAAAAATAGCCCTAGCCTGAGCCTGGAAAGTAGCGACCGAGGCTTCTTCGGTAACCTCCAGGGTATCGAGCAGGTGGTGGGATACCCCGCGCATTTCCTGGGCGGTGACCTTGGCAGTGCCAATGTTCATGCCCCGGTAGAACTGCATGGAATCAGCATTAACGCATTCCCCGCCCAAAGCCCGTGCCAGCTCAATAGCTAGGGCACTCTTGCCTGAGCCGGTGGGGCCCACCACGGCGATGATGGGCAGGGAGCTGCTGCTGGCGTCCTTCTCAATCACAGCTTAGAGAGCAGGCTTGAAGGTGGGGAAGCCCAGGGATACCGGGGTGCCGGGCACCTGGGTGGTGCCGGTGCCGCAGGAGTCAGCCTGGGCACGATCCCAGGCATCACCGGCGCGGGAACGACGTACCGAGTACTGCTCTGCGGTGGGGTCGGAAATCAGATGGAAGGAGCCGGCCTCGGTGATGGGCAGGGTGACCAGGTCGCCGGGGCGGGGCACCTCGCAGCCTTCGGGCACGGTGAAGTGCACCAGGCGCTGGTCGCGGGCCCGGCCCGATAGGCGGCCGGTCTCCTCGGCCTTGCGGCCAGATTCTGCGGTCACCATCAGTTCCACGGTCTTACCCAGCTGCTTGCGGTTTTCTTCACCGGCGATGCGGTCCTGCAGGGCAATCAGGCGCTCGTAGCGCTCCTGCACCACAGCCTTAGGCACCTGGTTGGGCATGGTCGCAGCCGGGGTGCCGGGGCGGATCGAGTACTGGAAAGTAAAAGCGGACGAGAAACGGGACTCTTCGACCACGCGCAGGGTCTCCTGGAAGTCCTCTTCGGTTTCACCGGGGAAGCCGACGATAATGTCGGTGGTGATGACGGCATCGGGAATGCGCGCGCGCACCTTCTCCAGAATGCCTAGGAACTTCTTGGAGCGGTAGGAGCGTTTCATATCTTTGAGCACCTTGTCAGAGCCGGACTGCAGGGGCATGTGCAGCACGGGCATGACGTTGGGGGTTTCGGCCATGGCGTCGATGACGTCGTCGGTGAACATAGCCGGGTGGGGGGAGGTAAAGCGGACGCGCTCCAGCCCCTCGATCTCGCCGCAGGCTCGCAGCAGCTTCGAGAATGCCTGGCGGTCGCCAAAGCCTACGCCGTAGGAGTTGACGTTCTGGCCCAGTAGGGTCACCTCGATAGCGCCGTCGTCGACCAGGGCCTGCACTTCTGCCAGAATCTCGCCGGGGCGGCGGTCTTCTTCCTTACCGCGCAGGGAGGGCACGATACAGAAGGTACAGGTGTTGTTGCAGCCCACAGAGATAGAGACCCAGCCGGAGTAGACGTGGTCACGTTTGGTCGGCAGGGTGGAGGGGAAGACCTCCAGTGCTTCGAGCAACTCGGCCTGGGCCTCGTTGTTATGACGGGCTCGCTCCAGCAGGGTAGGCAGGGAGCCAATGTTGTGGGTACCGAAAACCACGTCAACCCAGGGGGCCTTCTTCAAGATGGTGTCCTGATCTTTCTGCGCCAGGCAGCCACCTACAGCAATCTGCATACCCTCGTTCTCACGCTTGACCGGGGCCAGCTGGCCCAGGTTACCGTAGAGCTTATTATCGGCGTTTTCACGCACAGCACAGGTGTTGAAGACCACCAGGTCGGGGGTGGTTCCTTCTTCAGCTGGCACGTAACCTGATGCTTCGAGCAGGCCGCTCATGCGCTCTGAATCATGTACGTTCATCTGGCAGCCAAAGGTGCGCACCTCGTAGGTGCGGGTCTTCTGGTCTGCGGTGGTTTCGGGGTTCACGTCAATACTCACCCATACAGTCTACTAGGTTGCTATTCTGGGCTCTATGCCCTCTTTCCACTCAGGTACTTGGTCTAGCTCACTGCTGGAGCACGCCATTGCCGTATACAGCCCTCGCCCCACCGACCAGCCGGTGTCCTCGGCGGCCTTCGGCAGGCTAGCTCAGCACCTGCTTGAGGAGGGGCTGCGGTTACTCCCTGCCAGTGGCAGCGGCGGTGAAATTACCGGGGTAGAGATCCTCTCAGCCGGTATGCGCTCTGTGGTGCTGCGCCTTGGGATTCCTGGCTTTGCTGAGCCCTCTGTGGTGCTCAAATATTTTCGGCGCAAGGATTCAGCGACTAATTCCGGCGGTTTTAGCTATCTGCGCGAAAAGCACGGCCTTGCTGCCCTGAATCAGGTTGCACCGGGGCTCTACCCCCGCCTGCTGGCGTCCGATGACACAGCCAGACTCTTGATTCTTGAGGACCTCGTCAGCAGCAACTCCACGGTCAGCCTGGGCGACATCTTACTCTCTTCCGGAGCGGACGCCGCACCCCACCGGGCCCTGACCGCATGGGTAGATACCTGGGCTAGTATCCTCCGCTCCCCCGCCCAGGCTGCCGCCCAGGCGTCTTTCTCAGCTGAGCTTGCGAGAGCCGATGCGCGGGCGTCTGCCCCGGGTTCCCTGCCCTCACCCCAGCTAGCCTTTAGGGGCCTGAACCTGCTAGCTGAAAGGCAAGGAGTTGCGGTAGAGTCGGCTGAATTCGCTCAGATGGAGCAGGCCGTGACAAGCATTATCTACCCGGCACCGAGCGAGAGGGTGCTGTCGTCCGGAGACTTCTCTCCGGCCAACCTGCTGCACCGAGCCGCTCCTGTACCTGGGGTTCACGGTATCGATGCTGAGGGTACCTGCTGGCACCACTGGGCACTACCGATAGCCGAGCTTCTGCTAGGCTTCCCATCCTGGCCCGAGGGCCCCCTCCCACCAGTATTAGTTGCCAGCCCGACCTGGCAGACGAAAACCCAAGACTTCTACCAGCGCATCGCTCCCCGCCCCCAAACAACCCTCAACCGTGACGAGCAGGTAGCAGCAGCAGCCCTCACTATCCAAGCAATCTTGGCAGAACAGGCCACCGGGCAAGACCGGTCACAATAGCCCCTCTGTGCCCTACCGGGAGTACTATCTACTTCAGGACATCACACCGTACACCCCCTTCCCCTACTCCTAAGGACCCCTATGTCTCAGCCCACCTCTTCAGGGTCAGTCACCTATCAGCGCCCAGCCCCAACCCTCAGCGTTCTTCAAGGTATTGCGCTCATCTTCGGAACCAACATCGGCGCAGGCATCCTCAGCCTACCCTACGCCGCCCGTCACGGCGGCTTCCTAGCGCTCGCAGTTGCCCTCACCGTCGCGGGGCTGCTGACCACCTTCTCCATGATGTATATCGCCGAGGTCTCCCAGCGCACCAAAGAACCACTACAGCTCTCGGGTCTTGCTGAAAAGTACCTGGGCCAGGCTGGCCGATGGGTTATCTTCTTGGCCATCATGGTCAACTCCATCGGCGCCCTCATCGCCTACGCGGCCGGGTCCGGCTCCCTACTGAATAACCTCACCGGTCTACCCCAGCTCGCTGGCACCCTGCTCTTCTTCGCGCTTGGTTCCTTCATCATGTTCAAGGGCCTGCACGCCACCGGCCTGGTCGAAGGTCTCATTACTACGGGTATGGCAGCAATTATTCTCGCCCTATCCCTCTGGACTATTGTGGGCCCCGGCATCACCCTCTCTAACCTGGTAGAGTTTCGCCCTTTCTTCATCGTGCCGATTATGAACCTGGCGGTCTTTACCTTCATGGCCCAGTACGTGGTACCTGAACTGGTACGCGGGCTTGGCGATACCAACCCCAGGGCTATTCCTACCGCCCTAGTCGGCGGCATGTCAGCCACAGGCTTCACCTTAGCCCTGGTCCCCTTCGTGGCTCTGGGGCTTCTCGGTGATGATGTCTCTGAAGTTGTTACCCTCTCCTGGGGTGAGGCCCTGGGGCCGCTGGCCTACTACCTGGCTAATATCTTTGCCCTGCTGGCCATGTTTACCTCTTTTGTAGCTATTGGCTACACCGCTATGCGTAACATCCTCGACATCACCCGTTGGGAAGAACACGGTCCGCTTCGTCTTGCTGCTGTTGGCCTCACCGTTCTGCCGCCGCTGGCTATCTCTATTGCCGGCCTGGGTGGCTTCGTTTCCGCCCTGTCCTATGCCGGTGGTTTTGCCGGTGCAGCCATGTCTATCTTGCCGGTGCTGATGCTCCGAGCTGCACGGCAGAAGGGCGAGCTGGAGCCTGTCTGGAAGGTAACCTGGCAGGCTCATCCTCTTGCCCAGGGAATCCTGATTGTGACCTATACGGTTGCCTTTATCTATTCGGTTGCCGCCATTTTCGGTCTTCTGCCTAACGGCTGGTCCTAACCGGTTACCGACCAGATAGGAGCTGGGGCGCACGATACACACCTGTGTACCGTGCGCCCCAGCTTTTAGTCATAGGAGAAATAGCTATCTTCTGAGGCCATGCCCATCTCGCAGGCATAGGCCTCAACTTCTTCGCGCACCACGCTAAAAGCAAGACCAGCCGGGTAGCCCTTACGGCCCAGCATAGCCACCAGGCGACGCATGACCTTCTCTTTCTCAGCCCTGTCCCCCAGGTTCATGGAGGGGCGCAGTTTTTTGCGCACCAGCTCGTGGGCGTCAGCGCGCTCGTCCTCCTCGGTGCGCTGTTCTAGAGCTATTTCGGCAAGCTCACCCTCAACCCCCTTGGTTTTCAGTTCCCGCCGGATAGCCGACCGCGACAGCTTCTTCACGTTCATTCGAGTACGCACATACATGTCGGCGAATTCAGCGTCGTTGATCAGGTTGACCGCCTCAAACCGGTTTAGGATATCCTCAATAACCTCCGCCGAGATTTCTTTCTCAACCAGCTTTTTCTCCAGCATGGCCCGGGACTTAGGCGACGCAGCAAGCTGATTCAGCACAATATTTTTAGCCCGCGTGAACTCACTTTCCGGCTCTTTTCCGCCCCTGCCCCGTTTCTCGGGCATAGGAGTAACCCCCTGCACCAGCATCTCTTCGTCGGTGACCGGCTCGTTCAGGGCTGAACCTTCACGGAAGAGCGGCTGGGAGCGCTTGCGCTGGGGAGTTTCGTTATCAGGGGCGGACGCCGCCCCGATGGCCGGTGCGAAGGGAGAGCGGGCAGCGTATTTGGCGGGCGGTTTGCGGAACCCTTTTTTGAGGTTGGGGTTGCGACGGCTGGTGTATTTGCTCTGACGGGCTGGTTCCGCAGCCTCGGCTACTTCCCCATCGTCACGGCTGCTGACCGCTGCGGCTGATGCTTTACCGGTGTAGGGGGTAGCGGTTCGCGTGCTGGCGTAGGCGCCAGACTCCCCCGGTAGATCCTGGGCCAGGCCCTGTGCCGCCGGGTGCCAGGCCGGGTACTCCTCAGGGGCAAGAAAATCTTCGACTCGTGGGTTTTCTGCGCTCACATTCCCCTCCTACTACCTACATCGTGTCATATCGAAAGCCGCCACCACCGGGGGCTTTTCCCGGTAGTGGCGGCTACTAGCTCGCTGTCATGAGTTTAGAAGTTCTCAGAGATATCATCGAGCGGGTCAACAGAGGTGCTGGGCTCTACCTCGTCCAG contains these protein-coding regions:
- the miaA gene encoding tRNA (adenosine(37)-N6)-dimethylallyltransferase MiaA is translated as MIEKDASSSSLPIIAVVGPTGSGKSALAIELARALGGECVNADSMQFYRGMNIGTAKVTAQEMRGVSHHLLDTLEVTEEASVATFQAQARAIFDEIRARGNYPILVGGSGLYVRAALDVLEFPDTDPAVRARLEAELAASGPGPLLERLRAVDPESAKRVKDDRRLVRALEVFEVTGRPFSSFMPTRTYFQPALQIGLNGDRAQLHQRLYERVVAMEEAGLLAEVEALEAQGLRQGKTAPAAIGYREFLKVLDAARGLLPAGEEYSVAQAVDDTVTATRQFARRQLTWFRADKRVHWLDWSSPILLEEALALVNGNQALD
- the hflX gene encoding GTPase HflX, with product MTETSNPSNDPKLPSDEQLRLTVDRVLGRAAGNGSVLDERARELSDNQREHSEYDGDQVDLEERRALRRVAGLSTELDDVTEVEYRQLRLERVVLAGVWSEGTLEEAENSLRELAALAETAGSEVLDGLVQRRLKPDPGTYLGSGKVLELKDIVEASGADTVIVDAELAPSQRRAIEDIVKVKVIDRTALILDIFAQHAKSREGKAQVELAQLEYMLPRLRGWGASLSRQAGGRAAGGEGIGSRGPGETKIEMDRRRLRARMAKLKREIAAMAPARETKRLNRKRNRVPSVAIAGYTNAGKSSLLNRLTDAGVLVENALFATLDPTVRKAQTPDGVGYTLSDTVGFVRALPTQLVEAFRSTLEEVADADVIVHVVDVSHPDPEGQVHSVRQVITEVDAQNIPEIIVLNKADAADPFVIERLRQKEPNHVVVSARTGEGIEELQQKIADTIPRPSIELNLLVPFSAGGVVSRLHEWDAEILRTAFVQDGTYVQALVREEVASDLTEYVLEEDLLEVLQPEIDEAIASGAVETQRA
- a CDS encoding methyltransferase, yielding MSSAHYFSENPTGDFSPQPVTVELGGRRVQVLTASGIFSPGGVDKGTRILLDEAPAPQGVRMLDIGCGWGPITLTLAMAAPDAEVYGVEVNSRSAKLTEMNAERLGLTNVTVSAPDALDESLTFDTIWSNPPIRVGKDVLHGIMHTWLPRLTPGGTAYLVVQKNLGSDSLQKWLAAEFPELEVARYATSKGFRILEVHRPA
- a CDS encoding regulatory protein RecX, coding for MSAENPRVEDFLAPEEYPAWHPAAQGLAQDLPGESGAYASTRTATPYTGKASAAAVSSRDDGEVAEAAEPARQSKYTSRRNPNLKKGFRKPPAKYAARSPFAPAIGAASAPDNETPQRKRSQPLFREGSALNEPVTDEEMLVQGVTPMPEKRGRGGKEPESEFTRAKNIVLNQLAASPKSRAMLEKKLVEKEISAEVIEDILNRFEAVNLINDAEFADMYVRTRMNVKKLSRSAIRRELKTKGVEGELAEIALEQRTEEDERADAHELVRKKLRPSMNLGDRAEKEKVMRRLVAMLGRKGYPAGLAFSVVREEVEAYACEMGMASEDSYFSYD
- a CDS encoding amino acid permease is translated as MSQPTSSGSVTYQRPAPTLSVLQGIALIFGTNIGAGILSLPYAARHGGFLALAVALTVAGLLTTFSMMYIAEVSQRTKEPLQLSGLAEKYLGQAGRWVIFLAIMVNSIGALIAYAAGSGSLLNNLTGLPQLAGTLLFFALGSFIMFKGLHATGLVEGLITTGMAAIILALSLWTIVGPGITLSNLVEFRPFFIVPIMNLAVFTFMAQYVVPELVRGLGDTNPRAIPTALVGGMSATGFTLALVPFVALGLLGDDVSEVVTLSWGEALGPLAYYLANIFALLAMFTSFVAIGYTAMRNILDITRWEEHGPLRLAAVGLTVLPPLAISIAGLGGFVSALSYAGGFAGAAMSILPVLMLRAARQKGELEPVWKVTWQAHPLAQGILIVTYTVAFIYSVAAIFGLLPNGWS
- the dapF gene encoding diaminopimelate epimerase, with the protein product MATHTVETPVWGDLSGKTLTKGQATGNDFIFVTDPEAKLDLPAELIAKVTDRHFGIGADGFIRAVKTEHLDFASHLLEETPEAIWFMDYRNGDGSIAEMCGNGVRAFVDYLLTEKLVELEEGGRLLIATRAGIKAVGRTEDGYAIDMGPWGFINGDMARDNGTDAQVTAKGLRTPRGALSITMGNPHTVVMLGTDGKLDGLNLHEAPKVSPNPPEGTNVEFVVPEEISAEDGDPATENIGSIRMRVHERGVGETLSCGTGACAAAAATRFWGGEDAPDEWLVRVPGGTLAVTFVLGPDNLEHVVLAGPAAMTGKVLLG
- the miaB gene encoding tRNA (N6-isopentenyl adenosine(37)-C2)-methylthiotransferase MiaB, translating into MSIDVNPETTADQKTRTYEVRTFGCQMNVHDSERMSGLLEASGYVPAEEGTTPDLVVFNTCAVRENADNKLYGNLGQLAPVKRENEGMQIAVGGCLAQKDQDTILKKAPWVDVVFGTHNIGSLPTLLERARHNNEAQAELLEALEVFPSTLPTKRDHVYSGWVSISVGCNNTCTFCIVPSLRGKEEDRRPGEILAEVQALVDDGAIEVTLLGQNVNSYGVGFGDRQAFSKLLRACGEIEGLERVRFTSPHPAMFTDDVIDAMAETPNVMPVLHMPLQSGSDKVLKDMKRSYRSKKFLGILEKVRARIPDAVITTDIIVGFPGETEEDFQETLRVVEESRFSSAFTFQYSIRPGTPAATMPNQVPKAVVQERYERLIALQDRIAGEENRKQLGKTVELMVTAESGRKAEETGRLSGRARDQRLVHFTVPEGCEVPRPGDLVTLPITEAGSFHLISDPTAEQYSVRRSRAGDAWDRAQADSCGTGTTQVPGTPVSLGFPTFKPAL
- a CDS encoding class I SAM-dependent methyltransferase, coding for MADNVENNRELWNEIYSEREQMWSGKPNASLVTLIGDRAPGTVLDLGCGEGGDVLWLAARGWQATGIDISDVAVGRARARAAAEGLEASFIDADLTDWSTDQRFDLIVTSFLQSYADFDRLPLLAAALDLLKPGGELISVAHAGAPSFADPEDARKHRARMVKAAEEARALTHSRDDIEIVLAEEWARDITSPEGEPATIPDAVMVLRRAVHLKNSETLRGSVAGYLQLGELSGQPLL